The DNA region AGTTCAGCTTGTGGATTATCAACAAATAGAATATATGTATAATACTATTAAAGATTATTCTATTGTAATAAATGATTTGAGAAAGACAGCAAAAGAATTGAGAGATGGAACTCATTGGAGTGATATTGTCAATAATGGACAAGGAGGATATGTAAAAGATGTACTTCTTGGTATGCATTATGATGCTAGGGCTGATATGCTTGAGCTTATGAAAAGTAACAGAGACTACATTATGCCTCATGATGCTATTACGCATTATACTGTGGAGTTTAAATATTAATTTCTTTTCAATTATTTTACAAGCTAAAATATGTTTTGTTTTTATATAGAAAATTATATTAAGGATAAAAAAAATGAAAGCAATTTTTTTAACAGCATTATGTACTTTATTTATTTTTGTTTCATGCGGTAATTCAAATAATACCAAACAAGAAACAGTAACAGATAATAATACAGCAGAAATCACACCATTACAACTTAGCGAAAATGAAAAAGCTAATAATTATGATGTTGTATATTTGGTTTCTGATACAGGAGAATATATTAACTCTGAGATAGCACAAAATGAAAACGGTAATTTTGGAGTTATATATTACAGAGATATTAATCAAAACTTAAACACATTTAATGTTACAAAAGCAGGCGAGCTTGATGAAGGAAATATTTCAGCTGTTTCTTATGACAATAAAACATTAGAAGGAAATTTTCCAAGCATAGCATATCCATTTGTTGCCAAAATAGATGGTAAAGAAATGACTTTCAAAGCACCAAAAACTCCTGTAACAGGTGCTAAAATAATAGAATATACTTATTCAAATGTTTCTCCTGAATCATCAACTAATGGTCAAAGAGTTTTTCAATTCAAAACAGCAATATTTGCTCTAAACAATGACAGCAAATCTGCAAACATAGATAAAATTAATTTAGACATAAATAAAGATTTTGGCATTACTGATGTAAGCACTTTCAATGACCCAACAAAATTATTAACAGCTCAAAGTTTAATAAGCAACAAAATGACTCCTATATATGATGAATGGGTAAAATCTGATTATATATCACATATAGAAAATTATTCTTCACAATTTGGCATAGATTATTTGAGTGAAAAAGTTGTATCTATTAATCAATTAGTTTATGAATATACAGGCGGAGCACATGGAAACTATGCTACAGTAAATAGCGTGTATTCATTAGAAAATGGAAACAAGTTAAAAATAGAAGATTTAATAATAGACTTAAAAAGTGCTGACTTAATTAAATTAATAGTAGATAAACTAGTAAAAATAGAAGGCAGAGATGCTAATTCATATTTCGGATTAGATGAGATTTCATTAGAAAACAACAATTTCTATTTGACATCAAAAGGTTTAGTATTTACTTGGGGAATATATGAAATAGGACCTTATGCAATAGGTGAGACTAGGGTATTAATACCAACAGAAGAAATCAAACCTTATTTGAAAGACGAATACAAAACTATATTTGAGTAATAAAAATATTTGTGTAATTTTAATAAGAGGGTAGTTATTAATTTAACTATCCTCTTTATTTTTTATATAGTATTTGTTTACATGATTTAAAATTTATTAATTAAATATATTTCCAAGTGTAGCCTTTTTTCATCTCCAGAATTTCTTCAACAGTACCTTTTGCAATGATTTCTCCTCCATTAGTGCCGCCTTCTAAACCTAAATCGATTATATAGTCGGCAGCTTTTATAACATCAGGATTATGCTCTATTATTATAACGCTATGTCCTTTCTCTACTAATTTATTTAAAGCTATGAGAAGTTTATTAACATCATCAAAATGAAGCCCTGTAGTAGGTTCATCTAAAATGTATACTATATGCTCATCACCTTGTTTTTTAGCTAACTCTGTTGCAAGTTTCAAACGCTGTAATTCACCGCCTGAGAAAGTATCAAGCCTTTGAGAGAGTTTTATATAACCAAGCCCAACCTCACTCATTATAGAAAGTGTTTTAGTAATTGATTTGTCAAAGTCAAAAAACTCTATTGCCTCATCAACTGTAAGTTCTAATACTTCTGCTATGTTTAGAGATTTGAATCTTACAGACAAAGTTTCATCGTTATATCTTTTACCACCGCAAGCCTCACAAACTATTTCCATATCGGATAAGAAGTGCATTGCAATTTTTCTTATTCCTTTACCTTCACATATATTGCATCTTCCTTCTTTGCCGTTGTATGAGAAACGTCCTGCTGCAAATGCCTTTGCTTTTGCTGTAGGAGTTTTAGCAAATATATTTCTTATTTTATCAAATACTTTACTATAGCTTACCAATGTACTTCTAATAGAGCCCACTATTGAAATTTGATCAACTAATATAGTATCCGAAATAATCTCAGGTATTTCAACACTTTCAAATTTTGAGTATTGATTGAGTCTGCGTTTTTTTAGAGCAGGGTAGAGAGTGTCTATTATTAATGATGACTTACCGCTTCCAGATACTCCTGTAACTACTACTATTTTTTTAAGCGGTATATCAACATCAATATTTTTTAAATTGTTTGTTGAAACATTTTTTAATTTTATGCATTCAGTCTCTTCATTTCTTACAGCAGTTTTTTCAAATACTTTTTTTCTCTCGCTTAAATAATTTCCTGTAAGTGAATCATTATCTTTTAATATATCATCATATTTACCTTGGAAAACTACTTCACCTCCAAAAGCACCGGCATAAGGTCCCATATCTACAATATTGTCAGCTGCCTTCATAGTATCTCTGTCATGCTCTACTATTACAAGAGTATTTTTTAAATCTCTTAATTCTTTTAAAGTATCAAGCAAATGGTTGGTATCTCTTGGGTGAAGTCCTACAGTAGGCTCATCTAATACATAAAGCACCCCTGTAAGTTTAGAACCTAATTGACTGGCAAGCCTTATTCTCTGTGCCTCACCGCCTGAAAGAGTTGCATATTTCCTGCTTAAAAATAAATATCCAAGTCCTACTTTATCTAAGAAACTTAATCTTGTTCTAATTTCTTTTATTGCTTCTTTTGATATAGTATTTTCTCTTTCAGTTAAAAGAGTTGGAAGTTCATCAAAAAAGTTAATGGCTTCTTCAACTGTCATTGCACATACTTGGCTTATGTTTTTATTTTGTATAGTGTATGACCTTATTATCTCGTTTAATCTCTCTCCATGACAAGAGCTACATTCCTCATCAATAAAGAATTTACCAAGTGATTTATCTTTCCATTCTGAATAGTCTTCACTTGTAACATCGTTGTTAGAATGCCACTCAGTAATAACATTTCCTACAGAATAATCGCCTCCAAAGAAAAATGTATCAATAACTTTTTTGTCAAGTTCATTAAAAGGAGTTTCATACAAATCCTTTTTTGTTATGCCGTTTCTTTTTAAAAATCTCATTAAAGAATCTGTATAATATTTTCCTGGAGTAGAAAACATATTATGAATAGCAGTATCTAATGCCCCGTCAAATAAGGGTTTTGTGCTGTCTTTTATAGCTAAATCTATACTAAATGTAGGTTTGCTTCCAAGCCCTTTACATTCCTCACAATATCCCCAATGCGAGTTAAATGAAAAATGTCTTGGTGTCACTTCAAAATCAAATAAAATTCCATGAAGTAAACAAGCTGGGAATTTTGTGTGGAAACTTTCTTTTACAATTATTCCTTGAGTGGCTTTTATATGTGCTACTCCGTTTGATAAATCCATTGCTTTTTCAAGAGCATCTGCAATTCTTGCCCTTTTATCTTTTCCAACAACAACTCTATCAATTACAATACCAACAGAATATATTTCTTCTTTTGATAATTCTTTAATATCTTCTTCTGTAATATCATCTATAACATAGTCATTATTGTTAATCTGCATTCTCACATATCCAGCTTCTCTTGTTTTCTCTATAATCTTTTTAATATCTTTTGCATCATTGTCATTAAAAGTAAATCTATGATTAAATGAGCTATGATATAGAGGAGAAATTATTACAAGTTTATTCTGCTCCATAGTGTCAACAATTTCAGTAGCAAGTATTGAAGGAGTTTCGGCTTTTAGAGTATCTTTATCAGAACAATGCGGGCAATGAGGTTTAGCAAGCCTTGCAAAAATTAATCTGAAATAGTCATAAATCTCTGTAACAGTAGCCACAGTTGAGCGAGGATTTCTGCTTACATTTTTTTGGTCTATTGCAATTGCTGGTGCTAAGCCTTCAATTTTTTCAACATTAGCATCTTCAAATCTTCCTAAAAATCTTCTTGCATAAGTAGAAAGCGATTCAACAAATCTTCTTTGACCTTCTTTAAATATAGTGTCGAATGCAAGAGAAGTTTTTCCGCTTCCTGATACTCCTGTAATAACGTTGATTTGGTTTTTTGGGAGTGTCAAGCTTATATTTTTAAGATTATGTTTATTAGCTCCTTTTATGATGAGAGATGTATTTTCTTCTTTTTTTGTTTGTTCTGTTTTGATATTTTCTTTTTTCTTTTTTGAAGGCTTTAATATTTCTTTAAGTTCCTTTGCTGTGAGAGATTCTTTTACTTTTATTATATCTTCAGGCTTACCCTCAGCAACAACTCTTCCGCCTTTATCTCCGCTTAAAGGCCCCATATCTATAATATAATCAGCACATTTAATAACGTCTAAATTATGCTCTACAACTAAAACAGTATTTCCTTTTTCAACAAGTCCGTCTAATGCTTTTAATAATTTCTTTATATCCTCAAAATGAAGTCCTGTAGTAGGCTCATCTAATATATATAAAGTGTTTCCTGTAGATACTTTATGAAGCTCGCTTGCTAATTTTATTCTTTGAGCTTCTCCTCCTGAAAGTGTAGTTGAAGGCTGACCTAATTTTATATATCCAAGTCCTATATCTTCCATTATTTTTAATATTCTTGTAATAGAAGTGATGCCATCAAAAAATTCTATTGCTTCAGATACACTCATTTCAAGAACATCATAAATAGTTTTGTCTTTATATTTAACGTCTAGAGTTTCTGCATTAAATCTCTTTCCACCGCATTCTTCGCAAGGCACTAACACATTTGAAAGAAATTGCATTTCAAGTTCTATAACTCCAGCACCTTCACAAGTAGGACATCTTCCTATTTTTACATTGAATGAAAATCTGCCTTTATCATATCCTCTCATTTTAGCAAGTTTAGTAGCTGCAAATAAATCTCTTATAGGCGATAAAACTTTTGTATAAGTTGCCGGGTTGCTTCTCGGTGTTCTTCCTATAGGTGACTGATCAACTTCTATAACCTTGTCAATATTTTCAAGCCCTTCTATTTTTTTATGGCTTCCAGGATTTAAACTCTTACCATAAAAATGATTATGCAATGCACGCATTAAAATATTTTCAACTAAAGTAGATTTACCGCTTCCAGAAAGTCCTGTAACTACAATAAATAAACCCAAAGGAAACTCAACATCTATGTTTTTAAGATTAAATTGATTAGCTCCAATTACTTTTAAAAATTTTCCGTTTCCTTCACGTCTTTGTTTAGGAATCTCTATATCATCATCGCCGCGTAAATATTTGGCAGTATATGATTTATCAGATTTTATAAACTCTTCATAATCACCAATGCCAACAACTTCACCGCCATTAACTCCAGCATTAGGACCTATATCGATTAAATAATCCGACTCTTCCATTGTCTCTTTATCATGCTCTACAACTATGACGGTATTATTTTTATCTCTTAATGTTTTTAATGATTCAATTAATTTTTTATTGTCTGATTGATGAAGTCCTATTGAAGGCTCGTCAAGTACATATAATACACCTTCAAGTCCGCTTCCTATTTGTGATGCTAATCTTATCCTTTGAGATTCTCCGCCTGAAAGAGTAGGGGAAGAACGTTCTACTGTTAAATAAGTAAGTCCAACTTTCACCAAAAATGTTAATCTATAAATAATTTCTTTTACTATAGGAGCACCAATTACTTCTTCATTTGGTTTTAATTTTAATTTAGTGAAATAATCATATAAATCTTCTATAGTCATTGAAGAGAAATCTGCTATAGTTTTGCCGTTAAACTTTACTGACAAAGCATCTTCATTAATTCTCTTACCCTTACATTTAGGGCATTCAACTTCGTCCATAAAATTAGCATAATAACTATTTTTATAAGTTTCATAATCGTATTTTAATCTGTCTAAAATTCCAGGAACTCTCTCTTCTACCATTTTGCTATGATACCAAAATCTTTTTCTCCATTTTACTTCTTTATCAGTACCATAAAGTAAATATTTCTTTTCTGTTTTAGTTAAATCTTTCCAAGGCTTTTTTAAATCTATTTTGTAAGTTTTGGCAATAACTTCTAGTTCATCAGTACCATACTCCATATCAAAACCTATATGGTCATCTACAAAACAAGATAAAGCCCCTTCATAAATATTTAAATTCTCATCTTTTACAATATGTTTTTCAGTGAATACATGTTCAACTCCAAGTCCACCGCAAACAGTGCATGCTCCCATAGGGTTATTAAATGAAAATAAATTAGGCTCAATATCAGCAATAGAGTGCCCGCAGTTTGCACAAGACCTTTCAGTTGTATAGAGTTTATAATACTTATCTATCTCAAACTGCTTGCTCATTTTTTATTTTTTTCTTTTTTGTTTTTGTATCTTCTTCAGCATTTTCTGGAGTTTCTGTTTCTAATACTTCTTCACTTTTTTCATGTTCTTCATAGAATGCTACTAAGCCTTTTGTTATTCTTATG from Brachyspira pilosicoli P43/6/78 includes:
- a CDS encoding RsiV family protein, translated to MKAIFLTALCTLFIFVSCGNSNNTKQETVTDNNTAEITPLQLSENEKANNYDVVYLVSDTGEYINSEIAQNENGNFGVIYYRDINQNLNTFNVTKAGELDEGNISAVSYDNKTLEGNFPSIAYPFVAKIDGKEMTFKAPKTPVTGAKIIEYTYSNVSPESSTNGQRVFQFKTAIFALNNDSKSANIDKINLDINKDFGITDVSTFNDPTKLLTAQSLISNKMTPIYDEWVKSDYISHIENYSSQFGIDYLSEKVVSINQLVYEYTGGAHGNYATVNSVYSLENGNKLKIEDLIIDLKSADLIKLIVDKLVKIEGRDANSYFGLDEISLENNNFYLTSKGLVFTWGIYEIGPYAIGETRVLIPTEEIKPYLKDEYKTIFE